One Anopheles marshallii chromosome 3, idAnoMarsDA_429_01, whole genome shotgun sequence genomic region harbors:
- the LOC128714325 gene encoding anaphase-promoting complex subunit 11, producing the protein MKVTVKSWMGVAVWKWLANDDNCGICRMAFEGCCPDCTLPGDDCPLVWGACSHCFHMHCIVKWLNSQANQQCPMCRQAWKFNDK; encoded by the exons ATGAAAGTCACGGTTAAAA GTTGGATGGGTGTCGCTGTCTGGAAATGGTTGGCCAACGATGACAACTGCGGCATCTGTCGTATGGCGTTCGAGGGCTGCTGTCCGGATTGCACGCTGCCCGGTGACGATTGTCCGCTCGTGTGGGGCGCCTGTTCGCACTGCTTCCACATGCACTGCATCGTAAAGTGGCTGAACTCGCAGGCGAACCAACAGTGCCCGATGTGCCGACAGGCGTGGAAATTCAACGACAAGTAG
- the LOC128711069 gene encoding 5'-AMP-activated protein kinase subunit beta-2 yields MGNAGSNLPRERHKSGSNDPIPGSPMKDDQAFVFDRKPHIYGHPFATEEEVEPYGYSKSVPDPEFMREPRKRSSTMSEGTTPSDLPAGAGGPQEEEPQSTTLPTVFKWDGGGKQVFISGTFSQWKVLPMVKSHADFVTIINIPEGDHQYKFLVDGEWKHDPKLKNVENDSGFTNNLVTVRQSDFEVFQALAKDSEDTGKDESKEWGQDIPTARPWGKESGPPILPPHLLQVILNKDTPLSCEPTLLPEPNHVMLNHLYALSIKDGVMVLSATHRYRKKYVTTLLYKPI; encoded by the exons ATGGGAAACGCGGGAAGTAATTTACCCCGGGAGCGCCATAAATCCGGATCCAATGATCCAATTCCGGGCTCTCCGATGAAGGACGATCAGGCGTTTGTGTTCGATCGCAAACCACACATCTACGGCCATCCGTTTGCAACCGAGGAAGAGGTAGAACCGTACGGTTATTCCAAGTCCGTTCCGGATCCGGAGTTTATGCGCGAACCACGGAAACGATCCAGCACCATGTCGGAAGGTACGACACCATCCGATTTGCCAGCTGGTGCGGGTGGACCACAGGAGGAGGAACCCCAATCCACCACACTGCCGACCGTGTTCAAGTGGGACGGTGGTGGCAAGCAGGTGTTCATCAGCGGAACATTCTCCCAGTGGAAAGTTCTACCGATGGTGAAGTCGCATGCAGATTTtgtcaccatcatcaacatcccGGAAGGGGACCACCAGTATAAGTTTCTTGTGGACGGCGAATGGAAGCATGATCCAAAGCTG aaaaatgttgaaaacgaCTCGGGCTTTACGAACAACCTCGTTACGGTGCGTCAGTCCGATTTTGAAGTATTCCAAGCGCTGGCCAAGGACAGCGAAGATACGGGCAAAGATGAATCGAAAGAGTGGGGCCAAGATATCCCAACTGCCAGACCGTGGGGTAAGGAGTCGGGACCGCCCATATTGCCTCCCCATCTGCTGCAGGTCATTCTCAACAAGGACACTCCATTGTCG TGCGAACCAACACTTCTTCCCGAACCGAACCACGTCATGCTGAATCACCTGTACGCCCTTTCGATCAAGGACGGTGTCATGGTGCTGAGTGCGACGCATCGCTACCGGAAGAAATACGTCACCACGCTGCTCTACAAACCGATCTAG
- the LOC128714727 gene encoding ATR-interacting protein mus304, whose amino-acid sequence MSKRSGYFQLKQPLASKKPKLDIEIIPSQQYHPQPSTSKPNNAANGALKSSVENLWDDDDDDIIVLASQAVEASEDITFRQFSRSVQSSTQQTTELVTTAHVGPKGPGKVPDKLVAELFADGEDDLFSEKLDDNYRNFDNAINDYFNNNDDDFNLDEFRQQEQAPLVGGRQEPAPKLAKIEEEFKTPAPVMKPIPNKTPSFSFKEETRSTSRIGMIFKPKTSTVQKFPSKHSAVPQQSTVPSEVPKIEQEMKESNTQKQEHAKDIQVKYLTKHVEQLAKKLESVQKDCNDAVEKLQVKDGEVSMLRYELKMVKTTNEQLRLEKMREKETIQKDWIEKMKNLEKTISAQKVENEFKEIEIMNLKTKRLNATMRSSEVRDGVEAPKTSAQSESTTVTEASNPVHYESILSSMIPKLSLTEPVDQHEELHFDPHLFVNPTAISAQGRKLRKYSRITRNEFTIADQFVLLQTYLSQLLSDVATNGGRSSRSIQLSSDKFPLVAIATENGLGEIFQYCQRLGKQKEAEMRASGTNRSSERSVQGHPRSKMELTTPVNIFQQEKLFVGEQAIVIRRFLALVALYCRISNELVVEKLLKDGLVSRLANSIKQISDASFSVALHGMITGAAALLNGMSFRSARMKQYGEHGVHLIQLFRAIVLCQTDAPSSLAELSDFLRHLSQITDGSVNQLLDRLCFNPSTQQPDKHKSARKQYRLKSISFSQETCTLQMYAALLESSVRHYVPYEGWQLKPLLKNAENTIHFLRNVLLQPVAWVRSFCDRNDTAGCELCHIRTVTAFVTLLHRVLLCWNQRTVHEEEDVNRIQRIAQHAVLLLYDLFQTAYHKKLLRLGGHTVRYRLRIVYNWLKMYEKDFNFRPVHSTTIGMLDMRLLMSDPLRCSLETESEESEQEKKTATSEDARKAESKTVVDELYNDFFTTYHSKNATLLE is encoded by the exons ATGTCGAAACGTTCGGGGTACTTTCAGCTGAAGCAACCGTTGGCCTCGAAGAAACCGAAACTCGACATCGAAATCATTCCCAGCCAGCAGTACCATCCGCAGCCCAGCACTTCCAAGCCAAACAATGCAGCGAACG GTGCGTTAAAAAGCTCGGTTGAAAATCTCTgggatgatgacgatgatgacattATCGTACTCGCATCCCAGGCCGTTGAAGCATCCGAGGACATTACGTTCAGACAGTTTAGCCGGAGTGTACAATCCAGCACGCAGCAAACGACGGAATTGGTCACGACCGCGCACGTTGGCCCTAAAGGACCGGGGAAGGTACCGGACAAGCTGGTGGCGGAATTGTTTGCGGACGGAgaggatgatttattttcggaAAAGTTGGATGACAATTACCGGAACTTTGACAACGCGATCAATGACTACTTCAACAACAACGATGATGATTTCAATCTGGATGAGTTCCGGCAACAAGAGCAGGCTCCACTGGTTGGTGGTAGACAGGAACCTGCGCCTAAGCTGGCCAAGATTGaggaagaatttaaaacaccCGCACCGGTAATGAAACCGATCCCGAACAAAACGCCATCGTTTTCCTTCAAGGAAGAAACACGTTCCACCTCGCGGATAGGGATGATATTTAAGCCCAAAACCTCCACTGTACAAAAGTTCCCGTCGAAACATTCGGCTGTGCCGCAGCAAAGCACAGTGCCATCCGAAGTGCCAAAAATCGAGCAAGAGATGAAagaatcaaacacacaaaagcagGAACATGCAAAAGACATACAGGTGAAGTATCTCACCAAGCacgtggagcagctggcgaagAAGCTGGAAAGTGTGCAGAAGGATTGTAACGACGCGGTCGAAAAGCTACAGGTGAAGGATGGGGAGGTGTCAATGTTGCGATACGAGCTGAAGATGGTGAAAaccaccaacgagcagctgcggcTTGAGAAGATGCGCGAAAAGGAAACGATCCAGAAGGATTGGATCGAAAAGATGAAGAATCTCGAGAAAACTATCTCTGCGCAGAAGGTGGAGAATGAGTTTAAGGAGATAGAAATAATGAATCTGAAGACGAAGCGTTTAAACGCTACGATGCGAAGCAGTGAGGTGCGTGACGGTGTGGAGGCTCCGAAAACCTCGGCACAGTCAGAATCAACCACCGTTACAGAGGCCAGCAATCCTGTCCATTATGAATCTATCCTATCCAGTATGATACCGAAGCTGTCGCTCACGGAACCGGTCGATCAGCACGAAGAGCTACACTTCGATCCGCACTTGTTCGTAAATCCAACGGCTATTTCAGCACAGGGACGCAAACTTCGCAAGTATTCCAGAATCACACGGAACGAGTTTACGATCGCCGATCAGTTCGTGTTGCTGCAGACGTATCTTTCTCAGCTGCTAAGCGATGTTGCAACTAATGGTGGGAGATC ATCGCGTTCGATTCAGCTATCAAGCGATAAGTTTCCCTTGGTAGCGATCGCTACGGAGAATGGATTGGGTGAGATCTTCCAGTACTGTCAGCGGTTGGGCAAACAGAAGGAAGCCGAAATGCGGGCTAGTGGGACGAACCGATCTAGTGAGCGTAGCGTGCAGGGGCACCCAAGGAGCAAAATGGAACTCACCACACCGGTGAACATATTCCAGCAGGAGAAATTATTCGTTGGCGAACAGGCGATCGTTATACGGCGTTTCCTTGCGCTGGTGGCTTTGTATTGTAGAATTTCGAACGAGCTGGTAGTGGAGAAATTGCTCAAGGACGGTCTAGTATCGCGACTAGCAAATAGTATTAAACAAATCAGTGATGCA AGCTTCTCGGTCGCACTGCACGGCatgattacgggtgcggccgCTCTACTGAACGGCATGAGCTTCCGTTCTGCACGGATGAAGCAGTACGGTGAACACGGCGTCCATCTGATACAGTTGTTCCGTGCAATCGTACTCTGTCAAACCGACGCTCCATCATCGCTGGCGGAACTGTCCGACTTTCTGCGTCATTTGTCCCAGATCACAGACGGCAGTGTGAACCAGCTGCTGGATCGTCTCTGCTTCAACCCGTCGACCCAACAACCCGACAAGCATAAATCGGCTCGGAAGCAGTATCGGTTGAAATCGATTAGCTTTTCACAGGAAACATGCACGCTACAGATGTATGCGGCCCTGCTGGAGAGTTCCGTGCGACATTACGTACCGTACGAAGGATGGCAGTTGAAACCATTGCTGAAGAACGCGGAAAATACGATACACTTCCTGCGCAACGTGCTGCTGCAACCGGTCGCATGGGTTCGATCGTTTTGCGACCGAAACGATACGGCTGGGTGCGAACTTTGTCATATCCGGACAGTGACCGCGTTCGTTACGCTGCTACATCGTGTGCTGTTGTGCTGGAACCAACGGACCGTGCATGAGGAAGAAG ATGTAAACAGAATTCAACGAATTGCACAGCACGCAGTCCTTTTGCTGTACGATCTGTTCCAGACGGCATACCACAAAAAGTTGCTACGACTCGGTGGCCACACGGTTCGCTACCGGCTCAGGATAGTGTACAATTGGCTCAAGATGTACGAGAAAGATTTCAATTTCCGCCCCGTTCACA GCACCACGATTGGTATGCTAGATATGCGGCTCCTGATGAGTGATCCGTTACGATGCTCGCTCGAGACGGAAAGTGAGGAATCggagcaggaaaagaaaacggcGACGAGTGAAGATGCCCGTAAAGCTGAGAGCAAAACAGTGGTGGATGAATTGTATAATGATTTTTTCACTACCTACCATAGTAAAAATGCTACCCTTTTAGAATAG
- the LOC128712754 gene encoding nidogen, with protein sequence MSSKRELVLLVIGVLLPSIIRAVDPRDLYSYVDEASEVLPRGDEEFRYMDLDMPAHFYNEKYDRVYINTNGILSFGGELTGFLNLPFPLGNPLIAPFYANVDTTLPNDTATIVYFKSRNPNLLHQTTMLVHNSFSNHVDFEAAQVFVATWEHVGHYNLKNDVLNSFQVAIILGATDTFVQFLYPEDGIHWIQGETGDSGLPDVRAQAGFAAEDDRTFTLPGSGTDNVRHLTISSNINQPGLWLYRVGPLAPEGNVERPDQQREPGEPRSCTDGGRYKCHSAASCINSNWGFCCQCKSGYYGNGFSCVKSDIPLRVAGKVLGTVNGEVLDTQLQSYIVMADGRTYTAISPLEEQMGTNLQLTHILGGTIAWLFAKPLGATVNGYQLTGGQFNHTSTLQFETGEMFHIKQKYSGLNVWDQLALDVELSGQLPAIPALEKLQLDDYSVSFRRSGRGRLQAVSSHSFRMASQGRNVSYTLYQDVTYEGCRGNEDANAGKDESMLKISRVNLGYEPRERAVRMGMLSKMVVGDQFNPCDESNCGDNTVCVPKPDDTFDCNCKNGFTYVPYGKTDRINCVDIDECAGINICDENAQCYNEPGGYSCRCNPGYDGNGYQCDKFTGHSQPTSSSYTVSTPAGSYGSYNEVDSDPNQEEPKYAPETCGQCAEFAECVDGQCVCRSGYVGDGERYCDPPCEADSVWNGEECVKESYAEEEEIAPFCTILGCTCPTGYTLIEFAFNQICRRVPLDPDEVHPTDMPSCDLENNCSPHANCEWRDSVYRYECICNPGYDGDGYTCVEKEISCQDDDDICDIHASCNYILDLKMSICVCNKGYEGDGRTCHLAPECAVDDDCGMNSECQDGVCVCQQGYERDLSDFCVRAGSCGGAYCAENAVCIVDPIQKIPYCQCPPGYIGDGVSQCRSIPPPCNVRNNCGLHASCVPSYREQYAFECMCNQGFFGDGFICTPERNCANIPSLCDPNARCESTTNGYQCICNDGFIGNGSVCNTAHRLDDGFLLISQGVANIRVPLNGGLGYPVTMAFMSIGLDRDCAEGRIYWSDIAAQQIVSAKYDGTDQKPFITKDIVSPEGVAVDWISRRLYWTDSEKDTIEVASLENPDQRAVLVSKYLVNPRGIAVDPHQSKLYWSDWNRDGAKIEWSNLDGTERQLLAGSPQVVLPNSIQVSMASGELCYADAGTKKVECIDTYSKQIRTIASNLTYPFGLAVTDDLFYWTDWITKKIESINLYGVRQKPINSPVFGNHKMYGMTAVTDKCPLFHSPCVINNGECTEDKLCLINPRAPSGRSCKCIRNCNDVILDY encoded by the exons ATGTCTAGCAAGCGTGAGTTGGTGCTTCTCGTGATCGGTGTGTTGCTACCGTCCATCATCCGCGCGGTGGATCCTCGTGATCTGTACAGCTACGTGGACGAAGCGAGCGAGGTGCTGCCCCGAGGTGATGAAGAATTCCGGTACATGGATCTGGACATGCCAGCCCACTTCTACAACGAAAAATACGACCGTGTTTAC ATCAACACCAACGGCATACTGTCGTTCGGCGGCGAGCTGACAGGCTTCCTGAATCTGCCCTTCCCGCTCGGCAACCCATTGATTGCTCCGTTCTACGCGAATGTCGATACGACCCTACCGAACGATACGGCCACGATCGTGTACTTTAAGTCGCGCAATCCGAACCTACTCCACCAAACGACGATGTTGGTGCACAACAGCTTCAGCAATCATGTGGATTTTGAGGCAGCGCAGGTGTTTGTAGCCACCTGGGAGCACGTGGGGCACTACAACCTGAAGAACGACGTGCTGAACTCGTTCCAGGTCGCGATCATACTGGGTGCGACCGATACGTTCGTGCAGTTCCTGTACCCGGAGGACGGCATCCACTGGATCCAGGGCGAAACCGGTGACAGCGGTCTGCCGGATGTGCGTGCGCAGGCTGGCTTCGCTGCGGAGGACGATCGTACGTTCACGCTGCCCGGGTCTGGTACCGATAAT GTACGCCATTTGACCATATCGTCCAACATCAACCAGCCTGGGCTGTGGTTGTATCGCGTTGGACCACTCGCACCGGAAGGGAACGTCGAGCGGCCGGATCAGCAGCGAGAACCGGGCGAACCACGAAGCTGTACGGACGGTGGTCGCTACAAGTGCCACTCGGCGGCGTCCTGTATTAACAGCAACTGGGGCTTCTGCTGTCAGTGCAAATCCGGCTACTATGGCAATGGGTTCAG CTGTGTTAAGAGCGACATTCCGCTGCGAGTGGCTGGTAAGGTACTCGGTACGGTCAACGGCGAAGTACTTGATACCCAGCTGCAATCGTACATCGTAATGGCGGACGGGAGAACGTACACCGCGATCAGCCCGCTAGAGGAGCAGATGGGCACTAACCTACAGCTGACCCACATTCTCGGTGGCACGATTGCGTGGCTGTTCGCAAAGCCACTGGGCGCCACGGTCAACGGTTACCAGCTGACGGGTGGACAGTTCAATCACACCAGTACGCTCCAGTTCGAgacgggtgaaatgtttcacatcAAGCAGAAGTACAGCGGTTTGAACGTGTGGGATCAGCTTGCGCTGGATGTGGAGCTGTCTGGACAGCTACCCGCAATTCCGGCGCTGGAGAAGCTCCAGCTCGATGATTACTCCGTATCGTTCCGCCGTTCGGGCAGGGGACGGTTGCAAGCGGTTAGTTCACACAGCTTCCGGATGGCGTCACAGGGTCGCAACGTTTCCTACACCCTGTACCAGGACGTCACGTACGAAGGATGCCGTGGCAACGAGGACGCCAATGCGGGCAAGGACGAGTCAATGCTGAAGATCAGCCGTGTTAATCTGGGCTACGAACCGCGCGAGCGTGCCGTGCGGATGGGAATGCTCAGCAAGATGGTGGTCGGTGATCAGTTCAATCCCTGCGATGAATCCAACTGCGGAGATAATACGGTTTGCGTCCCCAAACCGGACGATACCTTCGAT TGCAACTGCAAGAACGGTTTCACCTACGTACCTTACGGTAAAACCGATCGCATCAACTGTGTAGACATCGACGAGTGTGCAGGAATTAATATCTGCGACGAAAACGCACAGTGTTACAACGAACCGGGTGGTTATAGTTGCCGCTGCAATCCGGGCTACGACGGCAATGGGTATCAGTGTGACAAATTTACCGGCCACAGTCAACCGACCTCATCTTCGTACACCGTATCAACGCCGGCGGGTAGTTACGGTAGTTACAACGAGGTGGACAGTGACCCGAACCAGGAAGAGCCGAAATACGCCCCGGAAACCTGTGGG CAATGCGCGGAATTTGCCGAATGTGTCGACGGCCAGTGCGTGTGTCGGTCGGGGTACGTCGGTGATGGTGAACGGTACTGTGACCCGCCATGCGAAGCGGATAGCGTGTGGAATGGGGAAGAATGCGTGAAGGAGTCGTACGCGGAGGAGG AAGAGATTGCACCATTCTGTACGATTCTCGGCTGCACCTGTCCCACCGGTTACACGCTGATTGAGTTCGCGTTCAACCAAATATGTCGCCGGGTACCGTTGGATCCGGATGAGGTCCACCCAACCGATATGCCTTCGTGCGATTTGGAAAACAACTGCAGTCCGCATGCAAACTGTGAGTGGCGTGACAGCGTGTACCGGTACGAGTGTATCTGCAATCCCGGCTACGATGGTGACGGGTACACGTGCGTGGAGAAGGAAATATCCTGCCAGGACGATGATGACATCTGCGACATTCACGCATCGTGCAACTACATTCTCGATTTGAAGATGTCGATCTGTGTGTGCAACAAGGGTTACGAAGGTGACGGCCGCACTTGCCATCTCGCGCCGGAATGTGCCGTCGATGATGACTGTGGCATGAACTCGGAATGTCAGGatggtgtgtgcgtttgccAGCAGGGCTACGAACGGGACCTGTCCGACTTCTGCGTCCGGGCGGGATCGTGCGGTGGCGCATACTGTGCCGAGAATGCGGTGTGTATCGTCGATCCGATACAGAAAATTCCCTACTGTCAATGCCCACCGGGCTACATCGGTGATGGCGTGTCGCAGTGCCGTTCGATCCCACCGCCGTGCAATGTGCGCAATAACTGTGGACTGCATGCGTCGTGTGTGCCGAGTTACAG AGAACAATATGCGTTCGAGTGCATGTGCAACCAGGGCTTCTTTGGTGATGGATTCATCTGCACACCGGAGCGAAACTGTGCCAACATCCCAAGCCTTTGCGATCCGAACGCACGCTGCGAGTCGACTACGAACGGCTACCAGTGCATCTGCAACGATGGATTTATCGGGAATGGGTCCGTGTGCAATACGGCCCACCGGCTAGACGATGGTTTCCTGCTCATTAGCCAAGGTGTCGCCAACATACGCGTGCCGCTGAACGGTGGGCTGGGTTACCCGGTCACGATGGCTTTCATGTCGATCGGACTGGATCGTGATTGTGCCGAGGGGCGCATCTACTGGAGCGACATCGCCGCCCAGCAGATCGTCAGCGCGAAGTACGACGGCACGGATCAGAAGCCCTTCATCACCAAGGACATTGTGTCACCTGAAGGAGTGGCGGTCGATTGGATTTCACGCCGCCTCTACTGGACCGATTCGGAGAAGGACACGATCGAGGTTGCCAGTTTGGAGAATCCTGACCAGCGTGCGGTGCTCGTTTCCAAGTATCTCGTCAATCCGCGCGGCATTGCGGTCGATCCGCACCAGAGCAAGCTGTACTGGTCGGACTGGAACCGTGATGGGGCGAAGATTGAGTGGTCCAATCTGGATGGAACCGAGCGACAACTGTTGGCGGGCAGCCCCCAGGTAGTGCTACCGAACAGCATCCAAGTGTCGATGGCTAGCGGCGAGCTGTGTTACGCCGATGCGGGCACAAAGAAGGTCGAATGTATCGACACCTACAGCAAACAGATTCGCACGATCGCAAGTAACCTGACCTATCCTTTCGGGCTGGCCGTCACCGATGATCTGTTCTACTGGACGGACTGGATTAC GAAAAAGATTGAGAGCATCAACTTGTACGGTGTGCGCCAGAAACCGATCAACTCGCCGGTGTTCGGCAATCATAAGATGTACGGCATGACCGCCGTTACGGACAAATGTCCACTGTTCCACAGTCCCTGTGTCATCAACAATGGCGAATGTACGGAGGACAAGCTTTGCCTGATCAATCCGCGCGCTCCATCGGGCCGTAGCTGCAAGTGCATCCGCAACTGCAATGACGTCATATTAGACTACTAG